The region GTTGTTGGCCGGAAGCAGCCCCGGCCGAGCCGGATGGCGGGCGAGCACTCTGGGAGGTGCCAGGAACGCCGCCCTCGACCTCGTCGAAAGCGCGTTCGGTGCCCGCGTTGGTCATGTTGGAGGGGACAACACGGATGGGTCAGCTCATCGCAAGCCGGAGAACCGGAGTGCCGGAACCACGCCGCCATCACGAGGACTTCTCGCGACAGCGGGAGTACATCGGCAGTCTCGCGGCGCACCTGCCTGCCCTGAGAAGCGCTCTGGAGCAGCAGCTCGCTTTCCGCCGCGAACAGCTCACCGAGCTCGAAGCCCGAAGTCGTACCGGAACCACTGCACGGCACGCTCACCAAGAAGCCGGAGCAGCAATTCGCGAGGTGAATGCCTTGATGATGCGCGGCGCCCGGCGCGCGCTGGCAGACATCGAGGTGGCATTGGCGAGGATGCGTGACGGCATGTACGGCCTCTGCCGTGCGTGCGGGTCCGACATACCGCTGCAACTGCTCACCGCCATCCCCAAGACAACACTGTGCCTGTCCTGCCAACGAACAACCGGCTGACCAGCGACAAGGTACAGATCCAGGGGCAGTTTCGGTTGCTCGATGTCCAGCGCGAGCCGACCGCACGAGATCCCGGTCCTCGTTGCGGGTTCGCGCGGCATGGACATCACGCGGGCACGTCGGCAGGCCAGGTCCCAGCCGACACGCTCGCCTGGTACGCGTCTCCCCGGGCCCCCTGGGGAGACGGAACAGCCGCGGCCAGCGCGGCGCACGTTATAGGTGTACTTGGCCGAGAACTCGCTCAATGTGGATGATGCCCTGACGGGCGAACCAGTCGGCGGCGCGGCGGAGAAACTCCGCGCAGGTGGTGCCTTTCGCCCATGCCCGTCGGACAAGGCAACATCACGGTAGCTTCAGCCTGCGTGGATGGTGATTTCCCGGTGCGGCTTTTCGGCGCTGTCACGGGCATAAGGGCGGTACAAGGCGGCAGAGGCGAGGCCGTTCGCCGCGGTGAGTCCGGCGGTGATGAGAACCAGCGAGGATCGCAGTCCGATCTGGTCGCCGAGGTATCCGGTGAGCAGTGCGTACCCGCCGTAGGCGAGGGACTCGACCAGGTAGACCGAGACGGCGAACGCCATGGCGCGCAGGTGCGGGGGGACGACCGCCATCACCAGTGGGCGGTTCACGACGGGAACCTGGCCCTGGAGCAACCCGAGCATCGCGAACAGCGCTGCGTACGAGGCGATGTTCTCCGCCGTGATCTGCAGCGTGACGAAGGCGATGGCGGCGAAGCCGAGCTGGCTGACCTGGAGCATCACGACGCGGCCACTTCGGGGCAGTGCCAGGTGGAGGCGGTCCAGGACTCGCCCGCCGAGGAGGGTGCCGACGACATACCCGAGGGAGAACGGCACCGCGGCGACCGCGGCGGTCGAGGTCGAGAACCCGCGCTCCTCGACCAGGAACACGATGCCGAAGGTCATCATCACGTTCTGACCTGAGAAGAGGCGCTGGGCGAGCAGGTAGCGGAAGCTCCGGATGCGGAGCAGTTCGCGCAGGCCGTCGCCCGCTTTCCGGACCTCGGCCGCGAGATCACCGCGACGCGGTGCGTGACGGGCGGGTTGGTGCCGGGGATCGTCGAGGAAGACCAGGACCAAGACTCCGACCATCAGGCAGACCGTGCCGGAGAGGAGGTAGCCGTAGCGCCAGCCGTTGTCGAAGTGCGCCAGCGATCCGAACACCGGAGCGCTGGCGCCGGTGATGACGGCGACCCCGGCGTAGAGGATTCCGGTGGCGCGGCCCCGGTGGTGGTCGGCGTAGACGTCGCCGAGGATCTCGAGGGCGATGGCACCGGAGCCGGCGAATCCGGCGGCTCCGATGCTGTAGAGCACGAGGAACGCGGTGAAGTTCGTGGACGTGCCCGCGGCGATGATCCAGACGCCCCAGAACCCGGAGCAGATCGCCAGCACGGACCGCCGCGAGTACCGCCGGCCCAGCATCGCCCAGGGGACGCTTGTGGCGGCGCCTGCGACCTTGGCGACCGCCGTGATCGTGCCCAGTGCTGCCGCCGACAGCCCGAAGGCGTCACGCATGAGCGGGAACATCACCGTGGTGATGCTGTTCTCCGCGTTGTCCATGGACGTCGATGCGGTGAGCAGAGCGAGGTTCTTGCCGCGCGACAGGCGCGTTCCGTGCCCGGGTGCCCCTTTCGGCCGGGCGGCGCTCACCGCGCCGCTCCGGCCGCGAGCCCCTTGGCGATCGCGTTCTTGTGGATCTCGGTGGTGCCGGTGACGATCCGGAACATGCGCAGGGCGCGGAAGATCTGTTCCACCTCATGTCCCTGCGTGACGCCGGTCTTGCCGTGGATCTGCACCGCGAGGTCGGCCACCCGGAAGGCAGCCTCGGCGGTGAACAGCTTGCACATGTTGGCCTCGACCACGACCGGCTCACCGCGGTCGGCCTGGGCCGCTGTTCCCAGCACCATCGCACGGGCGGCGTGCAGGTCGGTGGACATCTGCGCGAGGTGGTGCTGGATCGCCTGCAACTCGATCATGGGGCCGCCGAAGACGGTGCGGTATCGGGCGTAGTCCAGCGACAGCTGGAGGGCGCGCCGGGCAAGGCCGATCATGGTGGGGCAGTGCAGCAGTCGGTTCATGTTGATCCGGCCGACGCCGACCTGGAGCCCCTTGCCGAGGGGACCGAGCACGTTGGTGGCGGGCACGAAGCAGTCCTCCAGGAGGACGTCGCCCTCGATGTGCTGGCCGGACATCGGGGTTTCGCCATCGAGTGCGGTGCAGCCCGCGGCGTCGAAGTCGACGATGAACGCGCTGTAGGTCTCGCCCTCGTCGCGGTGGCGGGCGACCACGATCGCGAAGTCGGCGAAGGGTGCCGCGGAGCTGAAGACCTTGCGACCGGTCAGCCGGTAGCCGTCGCCGTCGCGTCGGGCGGTCGTGGTCATCCGCCGGATGTCGGACCCGGCTCCGGGTTCGGTGAGGGAGAAGCAGCAGGCGCGTTCACCGCGGACCACTGGGAGGAAGTACCGCTCCAGCTGCTCTGGCGTGGCGGCGTTGAGCGCCACGCCCACCCGAAGCGGCCCGCCCATGTCGCCCAAGACGTTGGGGAACAGCGCCGACCCGCGGGCTGCGGCTTCCTCCTTGAGCACGCACAGATCGTGGTGCGCCAGCCCGTGGCCGCCCAGCTCTGGTGGCAGGTTGATGCCGTAGAAGCCGAGCTCGCGGCTCCGCCGCCACACCTGTCGCAGCGTCGCCCGGTCGACGCGGGTTTCGGCGGTGATGGCCTGCTCGCGCTCGAACGGGATCAGCTCCTCGTCGAGGTAGGCCCGCAGCTTGACGATCCACTCCTGCAGCTCGGGCAGGTGGCGGTAGTCGGGTTCGAGGGTGAAGGTCATCGGGCCTCCTCAGTTGACCCGGCGCTCGGCGCCGGTCCAGTAGGTCTCGCGGATCGCCTTCCGGTCGATCTTCCCGTTCTGGTTGATCGGCAAGGCTTCGACGAAGTCGACCGATCGCGGACGCTTCATGCGCGCCAGGCGCTCGCCGCAGAACTCGATCAGCGACTCAGCGTCCACAGCGGATCCCCGACGCCGCACCGCCACGGCCTTGACCGCCTCGCCCCACTGGTCGTCGGGCACGCCGACGACGGCTGCGTCGCAGATGTCGGGGTGCCGGTGCAGCACCGCCTCCACTTCCACGCAGTAGATGTTGAATCCGCCGGAAATGATCATGTCCTTCTTGCGGTCGACGATGAACACGTAGCCGTCCTCGCGGCGGGTGGCCAGGTCGCCGGTGAAGAACCAGCCGTCGCGGAAGCTGCATGCGGTCAGCTTCGGGGCTTCGTAGTAGCCGGGTACCACCTCGGGGCCGCGGACCACGATCTCGCCCACCTCGCCGGGCGGCACCTCTCGGAAGTCGTCGTCCACGACGAGGACCTCGGCTTCGGTGGAAGGTCGTCCGCACGAGGACAGCAGCTCCTGCTCGCCGTCCTCGATGGCGCGCCGGTGGTCTTCGGTGGTGAGGAACATGACCGCCGAGGTGGTCTCGCCGGCCCCGTACGCCTGCGCCAGGACCGGGCCGAAGAAGTCCCAGGCCGCGCGAATGCGGGTCGGCGTCATCGGGGCGGCGCCGTACACCACGCGTTCCAGGCTGCACAGGTCGAAGTCGTCGCGCGAACAGGCCTGCAGGATGGAGTTGATCATCGTCGGGATGAGCAGGGCGTGCGTCACGCGCTCCCGCTGGATGGTGTCCAGCACCTGCTCGGGCTCGAAGCCGCGCAGCACCACGAGGCAGCCACCGGCGAACGCGGTGCCGATGATCGGCATTCCCGACGCGTGCGTGATCGGGCCGACCAGCAGTTGTCGCTGGCCGGTACCGACGCGGGCTTCGGGGCTGGAGGCCGACTTGCGCATGAGGGCCAGCCGGTTGCCCTGCGTCTGGACCGCCGCCTTGAGGGCTCCGGTGGAGCCGGAGGTGAAGTGCAGCACTGCGGGATCCTCCGGGCGCACTTGCGCCCAGGCCGGCGGCGCGTCGGTTCGGGACAGGAAGTCGGCGTAGCTGTGCTGCGCGCCCTCGGCGCCCGGGAGCCCGACCACGTGCTCGACCGGGCTGTCCGCAGCGGCGGCGACCGCCGCCGGCATGTGCTCGGGACCGGCGAGGAGGACGCGGGCACCGGATTCGCGCAACAAGTGCGCGACCTCGCCCTCGCTCAGCCGGGCGTTGATCGGAACCCGCACCAAACCGCCCTTGTAGAGCGCGAACTCGGTCACCACGAGTTCGGCGCAGTTCCAGGACAGCGTGGCGACCCGATCACCTGCGACCAGACCGAGGTCTTGGAGCGCGGCGGCGAGCCGGTCGGAGTCGTGGTCGAGCTGGGCGTAGGTCAGCCGGGTCTGCTCGCAGACGACGGCCTCGGCGTTGGGCTGGTGCACCGCGTTGCGGCGCAGGAACTGGGCGAGGTTCACGTGTGCTCTCCTCCGGTGGATCGGGAAGGTCAGCGGGTCGCGTGTGCGGCCGGCGTCCGAGCGGCGAGGAGCGCCAGCGCGGCGGCTTGGTCGCTGAGGACGGCGTCGTCGAACACCGCGTGCGGGGAGTGGTTCGGCGCAGGAGTCCCGTCGAGGTCGGGTGGACTCGCCGGCAGCATCAGCATCATTGCCGGCACGCGCTGAGCGATGCAGGAGAAGTCCTCCGCGCCCATGCTCGCCCGTCGGAGCGCCACGAGTTCGGGTAGCAGTACCTGCGCCTGGGCGATGGAGCGTTCGGCCGGCGCAGCCGTGGACCGGGGGCCCTCATCAGCGATCGCCACAGACACACTCCACAATCGAACAGATTGTATGTTTTTGAACTGAGTGTATGAGATCGTAGGATGAGTCACGCCGATGGTCAATGCGCCTCAACTGCTCGGGGTCGCCGCCGCGGCGACGGCGACGACTACGAATCGCGTCTTCGGACGCGGGGCCGCGTCCCCGGTTGACACCAGAGCCGACCGCGGTCTCGGCGCGCTGCCCTTCGCACCGCCACCCACGCCGGGTGGGGAATCATGAGAGCGCGACCCGCCGAACCGAGGAGCCGATGGAGAGGAGCCGGGCCATGCCACCGCAGTCCGGAGGCGGCGACCGACGAGTGCGCCGCACCCGCCGCGCGATCCGCGAGGCGCTCATCGAGCTGTGCACCGAACAGAGCTTCGGTTCACTCACCGTCGAGGACCTCCTCGACCGCGCGGACGTGGCGAGGGCGACCTTCTACGCCCACTACCGAGCCAAGGAGGACATCCTCGTCGACATCGTGCGTTCGCTCACCGCCGATCGGGCTGCGTGGATGGCGGAGTACGAGGCGCAGCATCCTGACGGCTTCACCGGCGATCCCCTGCGCAGCATCTTCACGCACGCCGAGAAGAACAAGGCGGTCTACCGGGTGATCCTCCAGGGCGCCGGCGACGGCCGGCCGTTGCGCGAGTTCTACGAACGCACCAGCGACGAAGCCGAGGCGCTGTTCCGGGCACGCGCCGAACAATCCGGCCACACCCCGCGCATCCCCGTGGAATTCGTCGCGCGCGCGTGGGCGGGCGAGCTGATCGGGGCGCTCGCGTGGTGGCTCGAGCACGACACGGAATACACAGCCGACCAGGTAGCCACCATGCTCAGCGACCTCTCGGCACGCGGACGCCGCTGGGCCGCGGGACCCGCATCTGGATGAGGCATCAGGACGGTGGCCTGGCGACGAGTCAGGCCCGTTGGCCGTCGCACGCCGTGGTCACGCACCGGGCGAGGACATCATCGCCGCTCGACCTCTCGATCGGCGCCTACGGCGACGACCATCGCGACCGAGCCGTGCTCGTCACCATCGCCCGCAAACGCGCAACAGGCACGCCGATTCCCGCAGCGCAGGTCGTCCTCATCGGAGACACGCCCAGCGATGTCGACGCAGCCTTACTGCGGGCGCCCAGATCATCGCCGTCGCCAGCGGCACGCCTGAACCGCGACACGCATGATTACGAAAAAAGGGTCCTCACAGGTTCCGACCTGCGAAGACACTTTCGACCGTCGGGACAGCGGGATTCGAACCCACGACCCCTTGACTCCCAGATCAAGCAAGGGTCAACGGCATGCTCAAGCTCATTCTTCGAGGTCGATCACCAGTGCAGTCAGGTCCACGCGTGACAATGCGGACTTCGCCGAGGCCACCCAAGCTCGTACAGAACTTGCGGATCGGCCCGAGTCAGCTCGTTCAGCTCAGCAGTGCTCGCTAAGTACGCCTGTGGGCAGTTCATCGACGACATAGCACCAGTCGTGCCGACTCAAGCGGCGGACGAAAGCGGACTTTCTGCAATTCACGGGCGTGTCCATCTCACCGTGGTCGGCCGGACCAAGGGTGAGTCGCGGTGGCCTGTTCGGGTCCCGCCGGTTGGATGTCCCCCGGGGACCGGCAGGACCCGCCAAGCATCGAGGCCGCCGTACTGGGCGGCGTAGTGCTCGGCCGTTGCCCGATCACCGAACCGCACCTCTTGCGTCCGCGTCGTGTGCACGATCTTGACCGCCAACTCGACCTCCCTATCCGGCTCGGAGTTCAGCCACGCCCATATGCTCGCACATCCGTTCGATTGACGCTCGGCGGCGCCCACTTGACGACGAAATCACCTGGCGGGCCGAGTCGTGTGCGGGTTGCAGGCGAACAGCACCGCGGGCAAGGCATCGCCGCACCCATCGGAACCGCGATCGCCGTACCTGATCACCAGTTTCTTCCCGTGCGGCATCCCTGAACCGCCCCGACGACGTCGGGCGAGGCCGGACGGCACGACGACGGGTTCTACTGATCGGGCTCCGCGTCGAGGCTGCGCAGCTCGCCCACACTTTCGGCGAGGGTGCGGTCGCCGAGTGAGGCGAGCACCGCTTGCTCGGCCTCGGCGGTGAGCGCGGCGAAGTACTCGGCCGCGTGCGCGGTGACCAGGCACACCTGCTCCGCCTTCGGAGAGCACGCCCACAGGGGCTTGTCGCCGACCGCACAGCGGTAGATCTCCGCCAGCGTGATCCGATCCGCCGGACGCCCCAGCCGGGCCCCACCCGCGCGGCCCTTGGTGCAGACGACCAGCCCCTCGTTCGTCAGCGGGACCAGGAGCTTGCGGACCAGACTCGGGTTGGCGCGCAGACCGCGCGCCAACTGGGCCGAGCTCAACGCGGTGGAGCCGTCTTCGGCGGCGAGCGCCAGGAACAGCATCACCTGCAGCGCGCGGGAGAACCGGATGTCCAACATGGTCTCCACCTCCGCCCGCAGATCAGGACCGAGCTTACGCGACGCCCGCTCCCGTCCCAGACTAGCAATCATCACAGTTACACTTCGGAGGACGAAATGTATGTTTGACTTGCACACTTAAACGCACACGCACGGCAGGAGATCGACACGGTGAGCACCCGCGCAGCTCAGGCACTGTCCCGCCCGTTCACGCTGGGTTCGGCCACGCTGGCGAACCGGATCGTCATGGCCCCGATGACCCGCCAGCACTCCCCCGGCGGCGTTCCCGGCGAGGACGTGGCCGCCTACTACGCCCGCCGCGCCGCGGCGGGGACCGGCCTGATCATCACCGAGGGCACCTTCGTCGACCACCGGTCCGCCGGTTTCAGCGGCGAGGTCCCCCGCTTCCACGGCGAGCAGCAACTCGCCGGGTGGAGCCGGGTCGTGGAGGCGGTGCACGCGCACGGCGGCAAGATCATGCCCCAGATCTGGCACGTGGGGATCCAGCGGCCGGCCGGAGCACCGCCGTTCCCCGAAGCCCCGAGCGTAGGGCCGTCCGGGCTCGCGTTGGACGGCACCCCCGCGGGCGAGGCGATGACGCTGTCCGACATCGACGACGTCATCCGCGCTTTCGCCGACGCCGCGCAGCAGGCCGAGCGGATCGGCTTCGACGGCGTGGAACTGCACGGCGCGCACGGCTACCTCATCGACCAGTTCCTGTGGGAGCGCACCAACCGGCGCACCGACTCCTACGGCGGCGACCTGGTCTCCCGGACGAAGTTCGCCGCCGACATCGTGGCCGCCATCCGCGAGCGGGTCGCGCCCGACTTCCCCGTCGTGCTGCGGTTCTCCCAGTGGAAGGCCGACCACTACGACGCCCGGCTCGCCGAGGACCCCGGTGAGCTGGAGACCGTGCTCACCCCGCTGGCCGACGCCGGAGTCGACGCCTTCCACGCCTCCGGCCGCCGCTACTGGCAGCCGGAGTTCCCCGACTCCGGATCGAACCTCAACATCGCCGGATGGACGAAGAAGGTCACCGGCAAGCCGGTCATCACCGTCGGCTCGGTCGGCCTCGACAGCGTCTTCGAGCCCTCCTCCCTCACCGGCGCCGCCGGCGCAAAGGTGGAGAGCATCGAACTGCTCCTCGACCGCCTGGAACAAGACGAGTTCGACCTGGTCGCCGTCGGACGCGCATTGCTCGCCGACCCGCAATGGGCCGACAAGGTACTCAACGACCGACTGACCGACCTCGTCGCGTTCAACAAGGACGCGGTGCAGTCCCTGCACTGACCGGCAGGAACCCGTGGCCCGGCAACGGAAAGGCGCCGGGCCACGGGTGTGACAGGCCGCCGCTCTAAGGACCCTCACAGGCTTTGACCTGCGATTCCCTTGTCAGAGCATGCGACGGTGCTCCACGGTCCCACGAACAGCGACCCGTAGTTTGGTGAGGATCTTTCACCGTCGAAAACCTGCACCGCTACGTCACGGAAGCGGTCGGTCTACGTCGCCTGGATGCGGGACCTGGCGCCGTTGCCACCGCAGCGGTGATCGCGCGCCGCGAGCCAGGGCGTGTCGGCACCCACGGCGCCGACCTGGACGGGCGCGCATGTCAGACTGCCAGGCGATGCATACCCCGTCCGACCTCGCCGACCTGCTCGAATGCGAGCACCGCAGCATCCTCAAGCAGGCGTTGGCGGCGGGATTGCCCGGCGCGCCGCGCCCGAGCTCCGCGCCCGACCGGCTGGCCGTCAAGCACGGCCGCGCGCACGAGGCAGCCACGCTCGAACGGCTGCGTGGCGAGCGCGAGACCGTGATCGAAGTCGACGAGCGCGACCAGGTCGCCGCCGCGAAGGCCACCGAGGAAGCGCTGCGGGCGAGCGCGCCGGTGGTCTACCAGGCTGTTTTCCACGACGGCGAGTTCTCCGGCCGCGCCGATTTCCTGCTCCGCGACCACCAGGGCCGCTACGAGGTCTACGACACGAAGCTCGCGCGGCACGCGAAGCCGTCCGCGGTCGTGCAGCTCACCGCGTACGCCGACGCGTTGCGCCGTGCCGGTTGGCCGGCCGGGCCGGAGATGCACCTGCTGCTCGGTGACGGCACCACACGCAGCCTGCGCGTCGACGATTTCCTGCCGCTGCTCGATCGCCTCCGCGACCGGCTGGTCACCCGGCCGCCACGGCTGCCGGAACGCATGTGGGCCGACGAACGCCCCGCCTGCACCGGCTGCGGCTTCGCTGACCACTGCTCGTCCGCACGTGAGGCGGACCGGGATCTGTCGCTGGTCGCGGGCATGCGTGGCGAACAGCGGCGCAAGCTCGTGACGGCCGGGCTCGGCACGATCGACGCACTCGCCACCGCCGAGCCGGCGGACCGGCCGCGTGACATGTCGGTGGGCACGTTCACGACCTTGCGCGCGCAGGCCGCGATCCAGGTGCGGCAGGACGAAACCGGAGAATTGGCGTACGAGGTCATCGACCCGTCGGCGCTGGCCGAGCTGCCACCACCGAGCCCGGGCGACATCTTCTTCGACATGGAAGGCGACCCGTATGCGCTCGCCGGCGCCGGGCTGGAGTACCTGTTCGGCGCCGTCACGCCCGACGCGCGCTTCACACCGTTCTGGGCGCATACGCGGGCGCAGGAGAAGCGTGCTTTCGAGGAGTTCATCGACTTCGCCACCGCCAGGCTGACCGACGATCCGGACGCGCACGTCTTCCACTACGCGCCGTACGAGGTCACAGCCGTCAAGCGGCTCGCCGCGGTGCACGGAACCCGCGAGGAAGCGGTTGACGAACTGCTGCGCAGCGGCCGGATGATCGACCTGTACGCCGTCGTGCGCAAGGCTTTGCGCGTCGGCCAGCGGTCGTACTCGATCAAGTACCTCGAACCGCTGTACATGCCGGAAGCCCGCGACGGCGACGTGAAGACGGCCGCGTCGAGCATCGAGGCCTACGAGGACTACCTGACCCTCGCCAAGGCCGGCGACGTCGAAGAGGCCGACGAGGTGCTGCGCGGCATCGCCGAATACAACGAGTACGACTGCGTGTCCACGTTGCGGCTGCTGGAGTTCCTGCACCGCGTCCGCGAGGAAGCGGGCATCGAGCTCGCAACCCCGGCACCGGAGTCCGAAGTGGACGCCCTCCTGCGGCAGACGGAGGAGGAAGAGGCCGCGCTGCGCAGGGCCGAACGCGCGTCCGCGTTGGCGGCGCTGGTCGACCCGCTGCTCGACGGCCTGCCCGATGATCCCGCCGACTTCACCTCGGACGACCACGCTCGCGCCCTGCTCGCCGCCTCTGTCGGATACCACCGGCGCGAGACGAACCCGGCGTGGTGGGAGTTCTTCCGGCAGCTCGCCGCACCGGTCGGCGACCTGGAGGTGGACACGACCTGTGCGGTGCCGGTGTCGGTGTCCGCGGGGGAATGGGTGCCGCCGTCGGGACGGCTGCGCACGGCCAAGCGCACGCTCACAGTGGCCTGCGACCCGGACCGGCCGCATCCGTTCGCGGTCGGGGACAGCGTGCGGCTGCGGTACGGCGCCGACGCGCGGGACGCGAAAGTCGTGGCGGCGTCGGCGGTCGAGTTGACGCTGGAGGAGAGCAGCGCACCGGACAGCACGTCGAACGAGCGACCGGTCGCGGTCCTGCCGGGCGGCCCGGTGCGGCCCGCGCCGAAGGACCAGGCCGTGGCCGACCTGGCCCGGCTGGTCGGGGAATCGCTCCCGGAGCTGCCCGCGCATCCGGGCGTGGACCTGCTGCGCCGGATCCCCCGGTTGCGCGGCGGTGCGCTGCCCGCACCCGGCGAGGACTCGGTGGCCACCGTGATCGAGGCGGTCGACGCGCTCGACGGGTCGGTGCTCGCGGTGCAGGGCCCGCCCGGGGCGGGCAAGACGTACTTGGCGGGCAAGCTGATCGCGCACCTCGTGCGGTCCGGGCGCACGGTCGGTGTGACGTCCAACAGCCACAAGGCCGTGGAGAACGTGCTGTCCGCCGCGCTCGGCAACGCGCCGTCGGCGGCGTGCGCGAAACGGCCGCGTCGGGCGCCGGATCCCGCGCTGCCGTGGGAACAGCCGAAAACGAACAACGCGTTGGCCAAATGGCGCGACGAGCACAACGACGGGCACCTCGTCGGCGGCACCGCGTGGACATTCGCGAACGCCGCCGTGCGCGAAGAACCGTTCGACGTACTGGTGATCGACGAGGCCGGGCAGTTCGCGCTCGCGGATGCGCTGGCCGTGTCGATGTGCGCGAAGAACGTGGTGCTGCTGGGCGATCCGCAGCAGCTGCCGCAGGTCGTGCAGGGCACGCACCCGGCGGGTGCAGAGGCGTCGGCGTTGGGGCACCTGATCGGCGGCGCGGACATCATGCCGCCCGAGCTGGGCTACTTCCTGGACCAGACACGGCGCATGCATCCGGCGGTGTGCGCGCCGGTTTCCCGGTTGTCGTACGCGGGTTTGCTGCACTCGCACCCATCCGCGGACCGTTCGGTCGACGGCTTCGCCTCCGGGCTGTACCTCGCGTCGGTGGAGCACCGCGGGAACACCACGCGGTCGATCGAGGAAGCGGAGCAGGTCGTCTCGGTGATCGCGGACCTGCACGGGCGCACGTGGCAGGGCCGTCCGCTGACGGACGCGGATTTCCTCGTGGTGGCGCCGTACAACCTGCAGGCGCGGACGGTCACGCACGCACTGGCCGGCGCCGGTTTCGGCGACGTGCGCGTCGGCACGGTGGACCGGTTCCAAGGCCAGGAAGCCCCGGTGGTGGTGACGACGATGACATCCTCGTCAGCGATCGACCTGCCCCGCGGACTGGATTTCCTGTTGTCCCGCAACCGGTTGAACGTGGCGCTGTCGCGAGCGCAGTCGGTGGCGGTGCTGGTGTGCAGCCCGCGGCTGCTGGAGGCGGACATCCGGACGGTCGAGCAGATGCGGCTCGTCTCCGGGATGCTCGGACTGCTGCGGGACGCCCGCCCCTGGCCCGCTCTCTGACCCCCGACTCCTCGAAGCCCACCACCCTGGGCCAACCAGGATGGGAGTTCTCGACAACGCCTGTCCCTGCCGTATCCCCGCCGGCTGGCCGGTACGCCCTACTTCGGTGCCTGGAAGCCGCCGGTCTTCTGCTCGAGCAGTTCGGCCAGCCGCAGCGGGGTGCGGTCCTCGAACATCGGACCGATGAGCTGCACTCCGACCGGCAGGCCCTCGGGGGACCGGCCCGCGGGTATGGCGGTGGCGGGCAGGCCGGGCATGGTGGCCAGGCCGGCCCAGACGAGCTGGTCGAAGTACGGGTACTCGACGCCGTCGATGTCGATGCGCCGTTCCAGCGGA is a window of Saccharopolyspora erythraea NRRL 2338 DNA encoding:
- a CDS encoding TetR/AcrR family transcriptional regulator translates to MRRTRRAIREALIELCTEQSFGSLTVEDLLDRADVARATFYAHYRAKEDILVDIVRSLTADRAAWMAEYEAQHPDGFTGDPLRSIFTHAEKNKAVYRVILQGAGDGRPLREFYERTSDEAEALFRARAEQSGHTPRIPVEFVARAWAGELIGALAWWLEHDTEYTADQVATMLSDLSARGRRWAAGPASG
- a CDS encoding TraR/DksA family transcriptional regulator, which produces MGQLIASRRTGVPEPRRHHEDFSRQREYIGSLAAHLPALRSALEQQLAFRREQLTELEARSRTGTTARHAHQEAGAAIREVNALMMRGARRALADIEVALARMRDGMYGLCRACGSDIPLQLLTAIPKTTLCLSCQRTTG
- a CDS encoding acyl-CoA dehydrogenase family protein; this translates as MTFTLEPDYRHLPELQEWIVKLRAYLDEELIPFEREQAITAETRVDRATLRQVWRRSRELGFYGINLPPELGGHGLAHHDLCVLKEEAAARGSALFPNVLGDMGGPLRVGVALNAATPEQLERYFLPVVRGERACCFSLTEPGAGSDIRRMTTTARRDGDGYRLTGRKVFSSAAPFADFAIVVARHRDEGETYSAFIVDFDAAGCTALDGETPMSGQHIEGDVLLEDCFVPATNVLGPLGKGLQVGVGRINMNRLLHCPTMIGLARRALQLSLDYARYRTVFGGPMIELQAIQHHLAQMSTDLHAARAMVLGTAAQADRGEPVVVEANMCKLFTAEAAFRVADLAVQIHGKTGVTQGHEVEQIFRALRMFRIVTGTTEIHKNAIAKGLAAGAAR
- a CDS encoding NADH:flavin oxidoreductase, whose translation is MSTRAAQALSRPFTLGSATLANRIVMAPMTRQHSPGGVPGEDVAAYYARRAAAGTGLIITEGTFVDHRSAGFSGEVPRFHGEQQLAGWSRVVEAVHAHGGKIMPQIWHVGIQRPAGAPPFPEAPSVGPSGLALDGTPAGEAMTLSDIDDVIRAFADAAQQAERIGFDGVELHGAHGYLIDQFLWERTNRRTDSYGGDLVSRTKFAADIVAAIRERVAPDFPVVLRFSQWKADHYDARLAEDPGELETVLTPLADAGVDAFHASGRRYWQPEFPDSGSNLNIAGWTKKVTGKPVITVGSVGLDSVFEPSSLTGAAGAKVESIELLLDRLEQDEFDLVAVGRALLADPQWADKVLNDRLTDLVAFNKDAVQSLH
- a CDS encoding acyl-CoA synthetase, with product MNLAQFLRRNAVHQPNAEAVVCEQTRLTYAQLDHDSDRLAAALQDLGLVAGDRVATLSWNCAELVVTEFALYKGGLVRVPINARLSEGEVAHLLRESGARVLLAGPEHMPAAVAAAADSPVEHVVGLPGAEGAQHSYADFLSRTDAPPAWAQVRPEDPAVLHFTSGSTGALKAAVQTQGNRLALMRKSASSPEARVGTGQRQLLVGPITHASGMPIIGTAFAGGCLVVLRGFEPEQVLDTIQRERVTHALLIPTMINSILQACSRDDFDLCSLERVVYGAAPMTPTRIRAAWDFFGPVLAQAYGAGETTSAVMFLTTEDHRRAIEDGEQELLSSCGRPSTEAEVLVVDDDFREVPPGEVGEIVVRGPEVVPGYYEAPKLTACSFRDGWFFTGDLATRREDGYVFIVDRKKDMIISGGFNIYCVEVEAVLHRHPDICDAAVVGVPDDQWGEAVKAVAVRRRGSAVDAESLIEFCGERLARMKRPRSVDFVEALPINQNGKIDRKAIRETYWTGAERRVN
- a CDS encoding MFS transporter → MSAARPKGAPGHGTRLSRGKNLALLTASTSMDNAENSITTVMFPLMRDAFGLSAAALGTITAVAKVAGAATSVPWAMLGRRYSRRSVLAICSGFWGVWIIAAGTSTNFTAFLVLYSIGAAGFAGSGAIALEILGDVYADHHRGRATGILYAGVAVITGASAPVFGSLAHFDNGWRYGYLLSGTVCLMVGVLVLVFLDDPRHQPARHAPRRGDLAAEVRKAGDGLRELLRIRSFRYLLAQRLFSGQNVMMTFGIVFLVEERGFSTSTAAVAAVPFSLGYVVGTLLGGRVLDRLHLALPRSGRVVMLQVSQLGFAAIAFVTLQITAENIASYAALFAMLGLLQGQVPVVNRPLVMAVVPPHLRAMAFAVSVYLVESLAYGGYALLTGYLGDQIGLRSSLVLITAGLTAANGLASAALYRPYARDSAEKPHREITIHAG
- a CDS encoding RrF2 family transcriptional regulator, with translation MLDIRFSRALQVMLFLALAAEDGSTALSSAQLARGLRANPSLVRKLLVPLTNEGLVVCTKGRAGGARLGRPADRITLAEIYRCAVGDKPLWACSPKAEQVCLVTAHAAEYFAALTAEAEQAVLASLGDRTLAESVGELRSLDAEPDQ